In Phycisphaerae bacterium, a single window of DNA contains:
- a CDS encoding type II secretion system protein: MQTGNRGIRYSIPLDHRERRRHRGFTLLELLVVIGIIGLLMAILLPALSSARKQAKAVLCRAQLRSLMTAIQTYASQNSGAVVPSYNMHGVSVGVLNPLDGWGPILDAGLYITGNGSLKDNPFVCPETLDVEGMAGTQTGTNREHPKGYMDWPAVLTLSKNYSKTLPERGFDRIIRVGYWINGDNPIGPRRPFTPGIHFTGSVGYGPDPFGRVLKTQRFEEFQTPGRLIALADGLYSGNQEKTRLGDRDSRIGYRHPGRVGRANVALADGHVDAIEGDAFPRKMDTGMPLEEIRRENLGTGPTVYSDPVRFLAEVKEP, encoded by the coding sequence ATGCAAACGGGGAACCGAGGAATTCGGTATTCGATTCCCCTGGATCATCGGGAGAGGCGACGGCATCGGGGTTTCACACTTCTCGAGCTCCTCGTGGTCATCGGCATCATTGGTTTGCTGATGGCCATTCTGCTTCCGGCGCTATCCTCGGCGCGCAAGCAGGCCAAAGCCGTTCTTTGCCGGGCACAGCTCCGGTCGCTCATGACCGCGATTCAAACCTACGCGTCGCAGAACAGCGGCGCGGTGGTGCCCTCGTACAACATGCACGGTGTGAGCGTGGGCGTTTTGAATCCGCTGGACGGCTGGGGTCCGATCCTGGACGCCGGGCTTTACATCACGGGCAACGGCTCGCTCAAGGATAACCCGTTCGTATGCCCGGAGACTTTGGACGTGGAGGGCATGGCCGGCACGCAGACGGGCACCAACCGGGAGCATCCGAAGGGCTACATGGACTGGCCGGCAGTGCTGACGCTGTCCAAAAACTATTCGAAGACACTTCCGGAGCGCGGCTTCGACCGGATCATTCGCGTGGGTTATTGGATCAACGGCGACAATCCCATCGGCCCGCGGCGCCCGTTCACGCCGGGCATTCACTTCACGGGTTCGGTGGGATACGGCCCGGATCCGTTCGGCAGGGTCCTGAAGACGCAGCGATTCGAAGAGTTCCAGACGCCGGGCCGACTCATTGCGCTCGCGGACGGACTTTATTCCGGAAACCAGGAAAAGACGCGACTCGGAGATCGTGACTCGCGGATTGGCTACCGTCATCCGGGACGTGTGGGCCGGGCCAACGTGGCACTGGCCGACGGTCACGTGGACGCCATCGAAGGCGATGCGTTCCCTCGGAAAATGGACACGGGAATGCCGCTGGAGGAAATCAGGCGGGAGAACCTCGGGACGGGTCCCACGGTCTACAGTGATCCGGTTCGATTCCTGGCAGAAGTGAAAGAACCATAA
- a CDS encoding PKD domain-containing protein: MAWNPRAWSAFQYPLIFAALFLSNLPGCGGLLADSRSSLPSTIVDDPATPDNDNSSLANDNGSNDVIDPAGLDPSEFQLEATQDPENAGKWNFAVKAPARQPINDTALQFEWDFGDGVVAFGSSQVHLFSEPGEHLVVVRAVDRSGEALFTLTLVVTVPPPNEPPSADAGADQVAFEGDVVALSGARSRDPEGVSLSYSWAQVGSGPSVTLSNPRAALTTFTAPDVTRDTVLQFELQVDDGTNTSQDVVIVEVLDSIDNAAAPPTAIAGADLQASAGETVMLDGSSSLPSAGGTLTFEWVQTQGPSVTLSDAQSARPSFVAPPVTEPQVLTFVLTVFEDDLSGFDDVAVTVSPAVTLPGGGGGGGSESDACPDDPLKTDPGLCGCGVPDTDSDGDGTPDCNDSCPADPAKIAAGVCGCGVSEVDSDSDGVPDCNDACPGFDDAADADDDGTPDGCEPPSLCVSTTSLNFGLVTSQLSFQVRNCGGGSLSYTVSDNRAWLSASPTSGTSTGESDTITAAVDRTGLADNSYGGTITVTPSTGSAIAIIVSMSVAQGPGPAPTISLVPTRTSGVSPFGVFFDASGTTSPSTSRPFHELNYEWDFGDPNATFKNVKRCTGTAMPCSTNSDCAPGQSCNPLSTAVDSGPMVAHVFELPRTCSGSGASCQTDGNCPSGQTCNEVASKNYTVTLTVRDANGVTATAQQIISVTRFSGTTYYAASGVNENGQSTGSAGSDTNNGLTPATAFKSWEKAITMLFLSNGPRRVLLRRGDAFNATQAFAGSTSISNKTGPYILGAYGTGADPVIQTLHESTTLEFKSTTSDVRLMDLEFRGPPAGTQAGTALGVGKDFVILRITVRQYRTAIGAGWGFTSGSIIADSTLADQDDYGIYYSSGTGNAPPKHIGFIGCTFDRVVSEHLVRTYITHSVISHNTFRNGNSRGHYLKLCGAGETDQLKSARMVVAGNAWVPPGESAWICSVGPENVASRQLVEDVIFERNVFDFRTSAGGQDAIQSRGANDVTVRNNLFLDTRSWVALGSPVPGFSTFNNWHIYNNTSWRNLNVDTTLVRVSDTGNAPQGMVIRNNIGAVLQATTPVVKALDLAYVPTDAVQASNNLWYFPTQSNGRIFTLNGSSYAFSEWQALGKGTGSLLANPLFADGPLNLTLQAASPAVNSGTHSGTAMEDILHVHRPVGSAPDMGAFERN, encoded by the coding sequence GTGGCCTGGAATCCGCGCGCCTGGTCCGCGTTCCAATATCCGCTCATATTCGCCGCACTGTTTCTGTCCAACCTCCCCGGATGCGGGGGTCTGCTCGCCGACTCACGCTCGAGCCTGCCCAGCACCATCGTGGATGACCCCGCCACACCGGATAATGACAATTCCTCGCTCGCCAACGACAACGGTTCAAATGACGTCATCGACCCGGCCGGGCTCGATCCTTCCGAATTTCAGCTTGAAGCCACGCAGGATCCGGAAAACGCCGGAAAATGGAACTTTGCGGTCAAGGCGCCAGCCCGTCAGCCCATCAACGACACCGCCCTGCAATTCGAGTGGGATTTCGGCGACGGCGTCGTCGCCTTTGGGAGCTCCCAGGTTCACCTTTTTTCTGAGCCCGGAGAGCACCTTGTCGTTGTTCGCGCCGTCGACCGCTCCGGTGAAGCGCTGTTCACGCTGACGCTGGTCGTGACGGTTCCACCCCCGAATGAGCCGCCGAGTGCCGACGCCGGAGCCGACCAGGTCGCATTCGAAGGGGACGTCGTGGCGCTGTCGGGCGCGCGGAGCCGCGATCCGGAAGGTGTTTCCTTGAGCTACAGTTGGGCGCAGGTCGGGTCCGGCCCGTCGGTCACGTTGAGCAATCCGCGAGCGGCGCTGACGACCTTCACCGCGCCAGATGTTACGCGAGACACCGTGCTCCAGTTTGAACTGCAAGTCGACGACGGCACGAACACCTCACAGGATGTCGTGATCGTCGAAGTCCTCGACTCCATTGACAACGCTGCAGCCCCGCCAACGGCGATCGCCGGTGCGGACCTTCAGGCGTCGGCCGGTGAGACCGTCATGCTCGATGGCAGTTCAAGCCTGCCGTCAGCCGGGGGAACACTCACGTTCGAGTGGGTCCAGACACAGGGACCAAGCGTTACGCTGAGTGATGCCCAATCGGCCCGGCCAAGCTTCGTTGCCCCGCCCGTAACCGAACCTCAGGTGCTGACCTTTGTGCTGACCGTTTTCGAGGACGACCTGTCGGGATTCGACGATGTCGCGGTGACCGTCTCGCCGGCTGTCACGCTTCCGGGCGGGGGTGGGGGAGGTGGCTCGGAGTCGGACGCCTGCCCGGATGACCCGCTGAAAACTGATCCTGGATTGTGCGGCTGCGGCGTCCCGGATACGGACTCCGACGGAGACGGCACGCCGGACTGCAACGATTCCTGCCCGGCCGACCCGGCAAAGATCGCGGCCGGCGTGTGTGGCTGCGGGGTATCCGAGGTGGACAGTGACTCCGATGGAGTGCCGGATTGTAACGACGCCTGTCCCGGGTTCGACGACGCCGCGGATGCGGACGACGACGGCACGCCGGACGGGTGCGAGCCGCCCAGCCTCTGCGTGAGCACAACCTCACTGAACTTCGGGCTGGTTACATCCCAGCTTTCCTTTCAGGTGCGGAATTGCGGGGGCGGATCGTTAAGCTACACTGTCAGTGATAACCGGGCCTGGCTATCGGCGTCGCCAACGAGTGGAACCAGCACGGGCGAGAGTGACACGATCACGGCTGCGGTCGATCGGACGGGCTTGGCGGACAATTCCTACGGGGGGACCATTACCGTGACACCGAGCACGGGTTCGGCAATTGCCATCATCGTGAGCATGTCCGTTGCCCAGGGGCCGGGACCGGCACCGACCATCTCGCTGGTTCCGACGCGGACTTCGGGCGTTTCGCCATTCGGGGTGTTCTTCGACGCCAGCGGTACGACCAGTCCGAGTACCAGCCGCCCATTCCACGAACTGAACTACGAATGGGACTTTGGCGATCCGAACGCGACGTTCAAGAACGTAAAGCGCTGCACGGGCACGGCCATGCCCTGCTCGACCAACAGTGACTGCGCTCCGGGACAATCGTGCAACCCGCTCAGCACGGCCGTGGACTCCGGACCGATGGTCGCCCACGTATTCGAACTGCCGCGCACATGCAGTGGATCGGGGGCGAGCTGCCAGACGGACGGGAATTGCCCTTCGGGCCAGACGTGCAACGAAGTTGCCTCGAAAAACTATACGGTCACGCTCACGGTTCGCGACGCCAACGGCGTCACCGCGACGGCCCAGCAGATCATCAGCGTGACGCGGTTCTCGGGAACAACGTATTACGCGGCCAGCGGCGTGAACGAGAACGGGCAGTCGACGGGGTCGGCCGGCAGCGATACGAACAACGGCCTGACGCCGGCGACGGCGTTCAAGAGTTGGGAAAAGGCCATCACCATGCTGTTCCTGTCAAACGGCCCGCGGCGGGTGCTGCTGCGGCGGGGAGATGCGTTCAATGCAACGCAGGCCTTTGCCGGGTCGACGTCAATCAGCAACAAGACCGGTCCGTACATCCTCGGGGCGTACGGCACGGGCGCGGACCCGGTCATCCAGACGCTGCACGAGAGCACGACGCTGGAGTTCAAGAGCACGACAAGTGACGTGCGGCTGATGGACCTGGAGTTTCGGGGCCCGCCGGCGGGAACGCAAGCCGGGACGGCACTGGGTGTTGGAAAGGACTTCGTTATTCTGAGAATTACCGTCCGGCAATACCGGACAGCAATCGGCGCGGGATGGGGTTTTACAAGTGGCTCGATCATCGCCGATTCAACGCTCGCCGATCAGGATGACTACGGCATCTATTACAGTTCCGGAACGGGAAACGCTCCTCCGAAGCACATTGGCTTCATCGGGTGCACATTTGATCGCGTCGTAAGCGAACATCTCGTTCGAACGTACATTACGCATTCTGTAATTTCTCACAATACGTTTCGAAATGGCAATTCGCGAGGTCATTACCTGAAGCTCTGTGGCGCAGGCGAGACCGACCAATTGAAGTCTGCCCGAATGGTTGTTGCCGGAAACGCCTGGGTCCCGCCGGGTGAAAGCGCCTGGATCTGCTCAGTCGGTCCGGAGAACGTGGCAAGTCGTCAGCTCGTCGAAGACGTGATCTTCGAGCGAAACGTTTTTGACTTCCGAACCTCGGCGGGCGGACAAGACGCCATCCAGTCCAGGGGCGCCAACGATGTCACCGTCCGGAACAACCTCTTTTTGGATACGCGGTCCTGGGTCGCACTGGGCTCCCCCGTGCCGGGATTCAGCACGTTCAACAACTGGCACATTTACAACAATACGAGCTGGCGCAACCTGAACGTGGACACAACGCTGGTCCGCGTTTCGGACACCGGGAATGCGCCCCAGGGGATGGTGATTCGCAACAACATCGGCGCTGTCTTGCAGGCCACGACGCCGGTCGTCAAGGCGCTTGATCTTGCGTACGTCCCGACAGACGCGGTGCAGGCGTCCAACAACCTCTGGTACTTTCCGACGCAGTCAAACGGCAGGATCTTCACGCTGAATGGCAGCAGCTATGCGTTCAGTGAATGGCAGGCGCTGGGGAAGGGAACGGGCAGTCTGTTGGCCAATCCACTATTCGCCGATGGCCCGCTGAACCTGACCTTGCAGGCTGCGAGTCCGGCCGTGAACAGCGGCACCCATTCCGGTACTGCCATGGAGGACATCCTGCACGTTCATCGGCCCGTCGGGTCTGCGCCGGATATGGGCGCGTTTGAGCGGAATTGA
- a CDS encoding transposase — MPEFYGLFCSEPLDAHGVSAPTPIIRYRDLLYEAASWNTPRPVVAKPEWHAADLFLRVGFILTNLRHAAGGIVRFHNGRGTAER; from the coding sequence ATGCCTGAATTCTACGGACTATTCTGCTCTGAACCGCTGGACGCCCACGGGGTCTCCGCTCCAACGCCGATCATCAGGTATCGCGACTTGCTGTACGAGGCGGCCAGTTGGAACACGCCCCGGCCCGTGGTGGCGAAGCCCGAGTGGCACGCGGCTGACCTGTTTCTCCGGGTGGGCTTCATCTTGACGAACCTACGGCATGCAGCAGGTGGCATAGTGCGGTTCCATAACGGGCGCGGCACGGCCGAGCGGTAG
- a CDS encoding class I SAM-dependent methyltransferase translates to MNFEKEYESVLVDVERQFRGFDLVVRDGGHTGNSSYISKHRHEYLRTLQDVDAFFGKSRDKSIFEIGAFFGVVAIALARLGYRVTASDVPEYMGLSAQQQRFSQHNVAIHQMNLRDYVISLPSESMDCVIMCEVLEHLNFNPLPLFKEVNRVLRNDGLLYIALPNGAQIRNRINMALGRPIGLKIDEFFDQLDANHELVANGHWREYTMAEIRSILEPLGFRKHKSYYFSLGECERKRSLRKLMGRWFYRQFPFFKENQTNLYVKERATPIVFDIPGTVHPTLRKL, encoded by the coding sequence ATGAACTTTGAGAAGGAGTACGAAAGCGTGCTGGTCGACGTCGAGCGACAATTTCGAGGTTTTGACCTCGTAGTCAGGGACGGCGGCCACACGGGCAATTCGAGCTACATAAGTAAACACCGCCACGAATACTTACGAACGCTTCAGGATGTGGACGCCTTCTTTGGCAAGTCGAGAGATAAGAGTATTTTCGAAATTGGCGCATTTTTTGGCGTCGTGGCCATAGCACTTGCACGACTCGGTTATCGAGTCACGGCCTCGGATGTCCCTGAATACATGGGCCTTTCAGCTCAGCAGCAACGCTTTTCTCAACACAATGTAGCGATTCACCAGATGAATCTTCGGGACTACGTGATTAGTCTTCCGAGTGAATCCATGGACTGCGTAATAATGTGCGAGGTATTGGAGCATCTTAACTTTAACCCGCTTCCCCTTTTCAAGGAGGTTAACAGGGTATTGCGGAATGACGGGTTACTCTACATCGCGCTTCCCAATGGAGCACAGATTCGGAACCGTATAAATATGGCTCTTGGTAGGCCCATCGGGTTAAAAATCGACGAGTTCTTTGATCAGCTCGACGCGAATCATGAGCTTGTAGCAAACGGACATTGGCGAGAATACACTATGGCGGAAATTCGATCGATTTTAGAGCCATTGGGATTTCGGAAGCACAAGTCTTATTACTTCAGCCTTGGAGAGTGTGAGCGCAAACGGTCGTTGCGTAAGTTGATGGGAAGATGGTTCTACCGGCAGTTTCCTTTCTTCAAGGAGAATCAGACCAACCTCTACGTAAAGGAGAGAGCGACTCCGATCGTCTTTGACATTCCAGGGACTGTGCACCCTACATTGCGAAAGCTCTGA
- a CDS encoding VanZ family protein produces MVSGSLIVPRESAAQRPVQRRWAIALALGTMVLLIYGSLLPLQFDYGHAEGLWRGNLTPLSLHRPTLEDLVVNVLVYVPLGFFGGLALRRHEARCGRVPVLLCVVSLAVLLSLTLECLQAFVPARVPSWVDVFLNAMGGAVGATIALVVREFSRRDDGRLPEHLKRRPMASTAVVLSVGLLLWNLAPFDFVLRTSGIAESFLHAHWSVIPQLPVTSMSRLVSLLVPELDGAVWFAVLAYIVVLACRETGRTPQSAVLWSIQHGLILAVLIEFLQLFTRSHVFEVSAIVVRVPASVIGAAAAAYVVCGQNRLSQRYNVHRAPTGLLMLLLLYQPYRLVVFALSPVEGAVVANRVVNFIPFYALWREPAVSAALEIAGVILSFGTFALVLGMVLVRIHARYPWAKTVAVVTMAALVLESLQTIVPGRTPDPSVAILALSTTIAIGAVGRRAMPAAAASPMI; encoded by the coding sequence ATGGTTTCCGGTAGTCTGATTGTCCCTCGGGAGAGCGCGGCCCAACGGCCTGTGCAGCGTCGATGGGCGATCGCACTGGCTCTGGGCACAATGGTCCTGCTGATCTACGGTTCGCTCTTGCCGCTTCAATTCGATTATGGCCACGCGGAAGGGCTATGGCGCGGCAACCTGACGCCGCTCAGCCTGCATCGCCCAACCCTTGAAGACCTCGTCGTCAACGTGCTCGTGTATGTCCCGCTGGGGTTCTTTGGAGGACTGGCTCTGCGCCGGCACGAGGCTCGCTGCGGCAGGGTACCTGTCCTGTTGTGCGTCGTCTCGCTGGCGGTCCTCTTGAGCCTCACGCTCGAGTGCCTTCAGGCTTTCGTTCCCGCCCGCGTTCCGTCCTGGGTTGATGTGTTCCTGAACGCGATGGGAGGCGCCGTTGGCGCGACGATCGCCTTGGTCGTACGGGAATTCTCCCGGCGGGATGATGGGCGCTTGCCCGAGCACCTCAAACGTCGTCCCATGGCGAGCACAGCCGTCGTGCTGAGTGTCGGGTTGCTCCTCTGGAACCTCGCCCCGTTCGACTTCGTACTGCGAACCTCCGGCATAGCCGAGTCTTTTTTGCACGCCCACTGGTCGGTGATTCCTCAACTTCCTGTGACGAGCATGTCCCGTTTGGTTTCACTCCTGGTACCCGAGTTGGACGGCGCCGTCTGGTTTGCTGTCCTGGCCTACATTGTTGTCTTGGCTTGCAGGGAAACCGGCCGAACGCCGCAATCGGCCGTTCTCTGGAGTATCCAGCACGGCCTGATACTCGCCGTTCTGATCGAATTCCTCCAGCTCTTCACGAGGTCGCATGTATTCGAGGTGTCGGCGATCGTCGTTCGTGTCCCCGCGTCCGTAATCGGAGCCGCCGCAGCCGCGTATGTCGTGTGCGGTCAGAATCGTCTGTCCCAACGGTACAACGTGCATCGCGCGCCGACAGGGTTGCTGATGCTCCTGTTGCTGTATCAGCCCTATCGGCTTGTGGTCTTTGCGCTGTCCCCGGTCGAGGGTGCCGTCGTCGCGAACAGAGTGGTGAACTTTATTCCCTTTTATGCGTTGTGGCGAGAACCGGCAGTCAGCGCCGCTTTGGAGATCGCCGGAGTGATCCTTTCATTCGGGACGTTTGCACTCGTGCTCGGCATGGTGCTTGTACGCATCCACGCGCGCTATCCCTGGGCCAAAACGGTCGCCGTGGTAACGATGGCCGCGCTGGTGCTCGAGTCCCTTCAAACTATCGTACCCGGCCGCACGCCCGATCCCTCCGTCGCCATCCTGGCATTGAGCACGACGATCGCCATCGGCGCGGTCGGCCGCCGGGCGATGCCCGCGGCCGCAGCATCGCCGATGATCTGA
- a CDS encoding aminopeptidase P family protein produces MSAARFDMTAPAEVFRKRRAKLAKLLQRPLVIFAGYSRSRNYPDNHYPFRAASNYLYFGGPPIEGAAWFIEPGSDGDRGSTLLRPEAGVELAVWFGELPSDDEIAAAAGVGKSSLVEPDRLESLVHNRKSAGIAVPCRASLDRMAALGIDETTPEEKLAIIDMRLIKDAHELTAMRRAADISVEAQLAAMHTCAHGRTEADVAAALHAVYIAHRAQPAFPPIITVHGEVLHGGDLTATLSDGQLLLADAGAEEPGCYASDITRTYPVSGAFTPIQRQLYDTVLRAQREAVEACIPGRRYRDIHELAARLLCEGLVEAEILKGNPGELAKRGAHTLFFTHGLGHLVGLDVHDMEDFGDLAGYAAGRERPRPFGSKFLRLDRDLEPGHVVTIEPGIYLVPALWQQDDLVRPFADAVNRRSVDALLRDGFGGIRIEDTVAVRGPDQAPEVLTARLPKDPEAVCEEVGRG; encoded by the coding sequence ATGTCCGCAGCACGCTTCGACATGACCGCACCGGCCGAAGTCTTCCGAAAACGCCGCGCAAAGTTGGCCAAGCTGTTGCAACGACCGCTGGTGATCTTCGCCGGCTACAGCCGCTCTCGGAACTATCCCGACAACCATTACCCATTCCGCGCGGCCAGCAACTATCTTTATTTCGGTGGTCCCCCCATCGAAGGCGCCGCGTGGTTCATCGAGCCGGGCAGCGATGGCGATCGCGGCAGTACGCTGCTTCGTCCCGAGGCCGGCGTGGAATTGGCCGTCTGGTTCGGGGAATTACCCTCGGACGATGAAATCGCAGCCGCGGCGGGTGTCGGCAAGTCGTCACTGGTGGAACCGGATCGACTGGAGTCCCTGGTGCACAACCGCAAGTCGGCTGGCATTGCCGTGCCGTGCCGCGCGTCGCTCGATCGCATGGCCGCCCTGGGCATCGACGAGACCACGCCGGAAGAGAAGCTGGCGATCATCGACATGCGCCTGATCAAGGACGCCCATGAGCTAACCGCCATGCGCCGCGCCGCCGACATCAGCGTCGAAGCGCAGCTTGCGGCGATGCACACCTGCGCCCACGGCCGGACCGAAGCCGATGTCGCCGCGGCGTTGCATGCGGTCTACATCGCTCACCGCGCCCAGCCGGCTTTCCCGCCCATCATTACGGTACACGGCGAAGTACTGCACGGCGGTGACCTGACCGCTACGCTGAGCGACGGCCAACTCCTGCTCGCCGACGCCGGTGCCGAGGAGCCCGGTTGCTACGCTTCCGACATTACGCGCACCTACCCCGTCAGCGGGGCGTTCACACCCATCCAGCGCCAGCTCTACGACACCGTGCTTCGCGCCCAGAGGGAAGCGGTCGAGGCCTGCATCCCGGGGCGGCGCTATCGCGACATTCACGAACTTGCCGCCCGCCTGCTCTGCGAGGGGTTGGTCGAAGCCGAGATCCTCAAGGGGAATCCGGGCGAACTCGCCAAGCGCGGAGCGCACACGTTGTTCTTCACGCACGGGCTTGGGCACCTTGTCGGCCTGGACGTGCACGACATGGAGGACTTCGGCGATCTCGCCGGGTACGCCGCGGGCCGGGAGCGACCCAGACCATTCGGAAGCAAGTTCCTCCGTCTGGATCGCGACCTCGAGCCGGGACATGTCGTCACCATCGAACCGGGCATCTACCTCGTCCCTGCCCTCTGGCAGCAGGATGACCTCGTCCGCCCGTTTGCCGACGCCGTGAATCGTCGCTCGGTTGACGCACTTTTGCGCGATGGTTTCGGCGGCATCCGCATCGAGGATACCGTCGCCGTGCGCGGGCCGGATCAGGCCCCCGAAGTGCTTACGGCACGGCTTCCCAAGGACCCTGAAGCCGTATGTGAGGAAGTCGGCCGGGGATAG
- a CDS encoding NHL repeat-containing protein, translated as MADDRGTGGNALVGRSAGRIAGARERRPLNGVRRARAAVMVHLLIAAIVPAACLRPCLAEPFDTTADAVLGQGSFTVNDPNAPSGTANAANMAPSSAAGMAIGPDGRVYVADAENNRVLSWPDAEAVLSGAAADLVVGQPDFVSGDPNRGSTTARADGFYYPQGVDVDESGNLWVTDAFNSRVLKFNNPVTDDGVADLVIGQPDFTSDLGNFGVFEDSASADSILFPGRVLVRGGDVYVADSGNSRVLHYSNPTQNKPFADVVFGQLDDFTRLVKNIAEGAACVNGADTPCGPPTADNLYNPIGLALDADGNLYIADWNNHRVLRFDDPLNTDTTADAVYGQADFAGGSANAGGPDEGLHLPIDLAIDPLGRLLVADSGNNRVVVFRRPLEWPSLPGFVFGQFSELNSNGENHGLGPFMTDAGGLFGPTGVDTDSAANVYVLDTGNNRALRFDRPMRGEAPTDFNGDDVADLADVAVWMNCFSGADVAAGECQYADVDGDGAVDLVDGIGVMNCLSGPAVPADRQCP; from the coding sequence ATGGCGGACGATCGGGGGACGGGGGGAAACGCGCTCGTCGGGCGATCGGCGGGGCGGATTGCCGGGGCGCGGGAGCGTCGCCCGCTCAATGGGGTCCGTCGGGCACGGGCGGCGGTGATGGTGCATCTGCTCATCGCGGCGATCGTGCCGGCGGCGTGTTTGCGGCCCTGCCTGGCGGAGCCCTTCGATACGACCGCGGACGCCGTGCTCGGCCAAGGCTCGTTTACCGTCAATGATCCGAACGCGCCGTCGGGGACGGCGAATGCGGCGAACATGGCGCCGTCCAGCGCGGCGGGTATGGCGATTGGACCGGACGGCCGGGTGTACGTCGCCGATGCGGAGAACAACCGCGTGTTGAGCTGGCCTGACGCGGAAGCCGTGCTCAGCGGCGCGGCGGCCGACCTCGTCGTCGGCCAGCCGGATTTCGTCAGCGGCGATCCCAATCGCGGATCGACGACGGCGCGTGCGGACGGGTTCTACTACCCGCAGGGCGTGGACGTGGATGAATCCGGCAACCTGTGGGTGACGGACGCGTTCAACAGCCGCGTGCTGAAGTTCAACAACCCCGTGACGGACGACGGCGTGGCGGACCTGGTCATCGGCCAGCCGGACTTCACCAGCGATCTCGGCAACTTCGGCGTTTTTGAAGACTCCGCGAGTGCGGACAGCATCCTGTTTCCGGGTCGGGTGCTGGTGCGCGGCGGGGATGTCTACGTGGCGGACTCGGGCAACAGCCGCGTGCTGCACTACAGCAATCCCACGCAGAACAAGCCGTTCGCAGACGTCGTCTTCGGGCAGCTGGATGACTTCACACGGCTGGTGAAGAATATCGCGGAGGGCGCGGCATGCGTAAACGGGGCGGATACGCCGTGCGGCCCCCCTACTGCCGACAATCTGTACAACCCCATCGGCCTGGCGCTGGACGCGGATGGCAATCTCTACATCGCCGACTGGAACAACCATCGGGTGCTGCGCTTTGATGATCCTCTGAACACGGACACGACAGCCGACGCCGTGTACGGGCAGGCGGATTTCGCAGGCGGATCGGCGAACGCGGGCGGGCCGGATGAGGGGCTGCATCTGCCGATCGATCTGGCGATTGACCCGCTGGGTCGGCTGCTCGTGGCGGACTCGGGCAACAACCGCGTTGTGGTGTTTCGCAGGCCGTTGGAGTGGCCGTCGCTGCCGGGATTTGTCTTTGGACAATTCAGTGAACTCAACTCGAATGGCGAGAACCACGGGCTGGGTCCGTTCATGACGGACGCAGGCGGGCTGTTCGGGCCCACAGGCGTCGATACGGATTCTGCGGCCAACGTATACGTTCTGGACACGGGCAACAATCGGGCGCTGCGGTTCGATCGCCCCATGCGCGGCGAGGCGCCGACTGACTTTAACGGTGATGACGTGGCGGACCTGGCCGACGTCGCAGTGTGGATGAACTGCTTCTCGGGAGCGGACGTGGCGGCGGGCGAGTGCCAATACGCTGACGTTGATGGAGACGGTGCAGTCGACTTGGTTGACGGAATCGGGGTGATGAATTGCTTGTCCGGGCCGGCAGTACCGGCGGATCGGCAGTGCCCGTGA